The following are from one region of the Salinirussus salinus genome:
- a CDS encoding DUF7504 family protein: MARTKDPPDPAEKATVADGIPADARESDLLVVGPTLSDKDRIAFDVLAESWAAGSAPFAVTATDPAPQFRARFEPFVPAGRDVEEVYVIDCTEAGQPEAEADRGGCSVASPVDLTGVSVCLSKGYDERGSPGGRRVLVDNLSTLLIYSDIERVYRFTSTVTSNVSEVGDATVQLLDTDAIDAEDKNRLFQLFPTVVEVRPDADATLFRVRGTARTGWYEYQPREGRR, encoded by the coding sequence GTGGCCCGAACAAAGGATCCGCCGGACCCGGCGGAGAAAGCGACGGTTGCCGACGGGATCCCCGCGGACGCACGGGAGTCAGACCTTCTCGTCGTCGGCCCGACCCTCAGCGACAAGGACCGCATCGCCTTCGACGTGCTCGCCGAGTCCTGGGCGGCCGGCTCGGCCCCGTTCGCGGTCACGGCCACGGACCCCGCCCCGCAGTTCCGGGCCCGGTTCGAGCCGTTCGTCCCGGCCGGGAGGGACGTCGAGGAGGTGTACGTCATCGACTGTACCGAGGCCGGACAGCCGGAGGCGGAGGCCGACCGGGGAGGCTGTTCCGTGGCGTCGCCGGTCGACCTGACCGGGGTCTCGGTCTGTCTGTCGAAAGGCTACGACGAACGCGGGAGTCCCGGAGGGCGTCGGGTGCTGGTCGACAACCTCTCGACGCTGCTCATCTACTCCGACATCGAACGCGTCTACCGGTTCACGTCGACGGTCACCAGCAACGTGTCCGAGGTCGGGGACGCGACCGTCCAGCTGCTCGATACCGACGCCATCGACGCCGAGGACAAGAACAGGCTGTTCCAGCTGTTCCCGACCGTCGTCGAGGTCCGGCCGGACGCGGACGCGACGCTGTTCAGGGTGCGCGGGACCGCACGGACGGGATGGTACGAGTACCAGCCCCGGGAGGGGCGGCGATGA
- a CDS encoding 50S ribosomal protein L2, with amino-acid sequence MGRRIQGQRRGRGSPTFRAPSHRYKADLSHRTVEDADVVSGTVVDIEHDPARSSPVAAVEFEDGDRRLVLAPEGIGVGDRLQVGVSAAIEPGNTLPLAEIPEGVPVCNVEANPGDGGKFARASGVNATLMTHERNVTVVQLPSDEVKRLDPQCRATIGVVAGGGRTEKPMVKAGNKHHKMRARGTKWPNVRGVAMNAVDHPFGGGGRQHPGRPKSVSRDAAPGRKVGDIASRRTGRGGDN; translated from the coding sequence ATGGGACGACGCATCCAGGGCCAACGGCGCGGCCGCGGCTCGCCCACGTTCCGGGCGCCGTCGCACCGCTACAAGGCCGACCTCTCGCACCGCACCGTCGAGGACGCCGACGTCGTCTCGGGGACGGTCGTCGACATCGAACACGACCCCGCCCGGTCGTCGCCGGTCGCGGCCGTCGAGTTCGAGGACGGCGACCGCCGGCTCGTGCTCGCGCCCGAGGGGATCGGCGTGGGCGACCGGCTGCAGGTCGGCGTCTCGGCGGCCATCGAGCCGGGCAACACGCTCCCGCTGGCGGAGATCCCGGAGGGCGTGCCCGTCTGTAACGTCGAGGCCAACCCCGGTGACGGCGGGAAGTTCGCCCGCGCCTCGGGAGTCAACGCGACGCTGATGACCCACGAGCGCAACGTCACCGTGGTTCAGCTACCGAGCGACGAGGTCAAGCGCCTTGACCCGCAGTGCCGGGCGACGATCGGCGTGGTAGCCGGCGGCGGCCGGACGGAGAAGCCGATGGTCAAGGCCGGCAACAAGCACCACAAGATGCGGGCCCGGGGCACGAAGTGGCCCAACGTCCGCGGCGTGGCGATGAACGCCGTCGACCACCCGTTCGGGGGCGGCGGCCGCCAACACCCGGGCCGTCCCAAGTCGGTTTCGCGGGACGCCGCCCCCGGCCGGAAGGTCGGGGACATCGCCTCGCGCCGGACCGGTCGCGGAGGTGACAACTAA
- a CDS encoding phosphoadenosine phosphosulfate reductase family protein has protein sequence MATETFPDYVDVDYTDGEGEDPEDYPAIEDKIEKAIEVTRKGLEEYENPVVMWTGGKDSTLTLYFVKEVAEQFDLEVPPVVFIDHYQHFDELFDFVEHWADEWDLEVIWARNEDVGEYVDENGLEPGDDIPVDALSEHNQHHIRNILEYEEDTFPFLLDTYVGNHLLKTVALNDAIEEYGVDGILSGVRWDEQEARADETFFSERHDPDIYPPHDRVQPILQFAEPDVWEAYWNFVVPDTVEGYPDEGYVPTGTDDIPGDLTKEDLPVSPKYFAGFRSLGSEVSTDKSAEEPAWLQDMANTTERAGRAQDKEDLMERLRDLGYM, from the coding sequence ATGGCAACGGAGACGTTCCCCGACTACGTCGACGTCGACTACACCGACGGCGAGGGCGAGGACCCGGAGGACTACCCCGCCATCGAGGACAAGATCGAGAAGGCGATCGAGGTCACCCGGAAAGGGTTGGAGGAGTACGAGAACCCGGTCGTGATGTGGACCGGCGGGAAGGACTCGACGCTCACTCTCTACTTCGTGAAGGAGGTCGCCGAGCAGTTCGACCTGGAGGTCCCCCCCGTCGTCTTCATCGACCACTACCAGCACTTCGACGAACTGTTCGACTTCGTCGAGCACTGGGCCGACGAGTGGGACCTGGAGGTCATCTGGGCGCGCAACGAGGACGTCGGCGAGTACGTCGACGAGAACGGCCTCGAACCGGGCGACGACATCCCCGTCGACGCGCTCTCGGAGCACAACCAGCACCACATCCGGAACATTCTGGAGTACGAGGAGGACACGTTCCCGTTCCTGCTCGACACCTACGTCGGCAATCACCTCCTGAAGACGGTGGCGCTCAACGACGCCATCGAGGAGTACGGTGTCGACGGCATCCTCTCGGGAGTCCGCTGGGACGAGCAGGAGGCCCGCGCCGACGAGACGTTCTTCTCGGAACGGCACGACCCCGACATCTACCCGCCCCACGACCGCGTCCAGCCGATCCTCCAGTTCGCCGAGCCCGACGTCTGGGAGGCATACTGGAACTTCGTCGTCCCGGATACCGTCGAGGGCTACCCCGACGAGGGGTACGTCCCAACCGGGACCGACGACATCCCCGGCGACCTCACCAAGGAGGACCTGCCTGTGAGCCCCAAATACTTCGCCGGCTTCCGGTCGCTGGGCTCCGAGGTCTCGACCGACAAGTCGGCGGAGGAGCCCGCCTGGCTCCAGGACATGGCCAACACCACCGAGCGCGCCGGTCGCGCCCAGGACAAGGAGGACCTGATGGAGCGGCTGCGCGACCTCGGGTACATGTAA
- a CDS encoding 50S ribosomal protein L22, whose protein sequence is MGISYSVDADPATTAKAMLRERQMSFKHSKALAREIKGKTAGEAVEYLEAVINEEQSVPFRQHNSGVGHRSDIDGWDAGRYPQKASEAFLDLLENGIGNAEHQGFDGESMQVMHAAAHKVGETQGRRPRAMGRASPWNTDEVDVELVLEEQEGE, encoded by the coding sequence ATGGGAATCAGCTACTCAGTCGACGCCGACCCGGCGACCACCGCGAAAGCGATGCTCCGGGAGCGGCAAATGAGCTTCAAGCACAGCAAGGCCCTGGCCCGGGAGATCAAGGGAAAAACCGCCGGCGAGGCGGTCGAGTACCTCGAGGCGGTCATCAACGAGGAGCAGTCGGTCCCGTTCCGCCAGCACAACTCCGGGGTCGGTCACCGGTCGGACATCGACGGCTGGGACGCCGGCCGCTACCCACAGAAGGCCAGCGAGGCCTTCCTCGACCTGCTGGAGAACGGCATCGGCAACGCCGAACACCAGGGCTTCGACGGGGAGTCGATGCAGGTCATGCACGCCGCCGCCCACAAGGTCGGCGAGACACAGGGCCGGCGGCCCCGCGCGATGGGCCGGGCCAGCCCGTGGAACACCGACGAGGTGGACGTGGAACTCGTCCTCGAAGAACAGGAGGGTGAGTGA
- a CDS encoding 2Fe-2S iron-sulfur cluster-binding protein, translating into MAEYTVEFVGTGEVITVSEKETILSRCIEEGIAQEYSCRVGMCLACSAEIVEGEVTQPAARGLTEQERERYALTCMARPQSDLKLDRGKYPPSIEGDVGESDAAAAADD; encoded by the coding sequence ATGGCGGAGTACACCGTCGAGTTCGTCGGGACGGGCGAGGTCATCACCGTCTCGGAGAAGGAGACCATCCTCAGCCGCTGCATCGAAGAGGGCATCGCCCAGGAGTACTCCTGCCGGGTGGGGATGTGTCTGGCCTGCTCGGCGGAGATCGTCGAGGGGGAGGTCACCCAGCCCGCGGCCCGCGGCCTCACGGAACAGGAACGCGAGCGCTACGCCCTGACCTGCATGGCCCGCCCGCAGTCGGACCTGAAACTCGACCGCGGGAAGTACCCGCCGAGCATCGAGGGCGATGTCGGCGAGAGCGACGCTGCAGCTGCCGCGGACGATTAG
- a CDS encoding FAD-dependent oxidoreductase, giving the protein MSEPAEYDVAVVGGGPAGLTAALYTTRLGHSTALVDRGGGRAAMMQDTHNVIGVTEDTSGNEFLQTGLQQVKEYGADHYRDLVSDAEHTDDGRVRLEGNEVDIVAEAVVLATGFTDGRPDPPAPRTARGLHYCLHCDAYMFVDAPVYVMGTGSSAAHVAMIMLNFTDEVDILLNGDEPEWDEETDRQVRAHPLDIVEEEVVGVENDEDGWLEAMEFEDGTRRAYRGGFAMYGSEYNTDLAEQLGCELNDDGTVSVDDHGRTSVDGVFAVGDVVPGHNQVPVAMGMGAKAGIAIHYDLRTFPMSLAELEEAGELTQADAPAISGELRERARAHESNVAVDAPGSEASADD; this is encoded by the coding sequence ATGAGCGAGCCAGCAGAGTACGACGTCGCGGTCGTCGGGGGCGGTCCCGCCGGCCTCACTGCAGCGCTGTACACCACCCGCCTCGGTCACAGCACCGCACTGGTTGACCGGGGCGGGGGCCGCGCCGCGATGATGCAGGACACCCACAACGTCATCGGCGTCACCGAGGACACCTCCGGCAACGAATTCCTCCAGACCGGCCTCCAGCAGGTCAAGGAGTACGGCGCCGACCACTACCGCGACCTGGTCTCCGACGCCGAACACACCGACGACGGGCGGGTCCGCCTCGAGGGCAACGAGGTCGACATCGTCGCCGAGGCGGTGGTCCTCGCGACGGGGTTCACCGACGGCCGCCCCGACCCGCCGGCCCCCCGGACGGCCCGCGGTCTCCACTACTGTCTGCACTGTGACGCCTACATGTTCGTCGACGCACCCGTCTACGTGATGGGCACCGGCTCGAGCGCGGCCCACGTCGCGATGATCATGCTCAACTTCACCGACGAGGTCGACATCCTTCTCAATGGCGACGAACCCGAGTGGGACGAGGAGACCGACCGCCAGGTCCGCGCCCACCCCCTCGACATCGTCGAGGAGGAGGTCGTCGGCGTCGAGAACGACGAGGACGGCTGGCTCGAGGCCATGGAGTTCGAAGACGGCACCCGGCGGGCCTACCGCGGCGGCTTCGCCATGTACGGCTCCGAGTACAACACCGACCTGGCCGAGCAGCTGGGCTGTGAACTGAACGACGACGGCACCGTCAGCGTGGACGACCACGGCCGCACCAGCGTCGACGGCGTCTTCGCCGTCGGCGACGTCGTCCCCGGCCACAACCAGGTCCCCGTCGCGATGGGAATGGGCGCGAAGGCCGGCATCGCCATCCACTACGACCTCCGGACGTTCCCGATGTCCCTCGCGGAGCTGGAGGAGGCCGGCGAGCTCACGCAGGCCGACGCACCGGCCATCTCGGGCGAGCTGCGCGAGCGCGCACGCGCCCACGAATCGAACGTGGCTGTCGACGCGCCCGGGTCCGAGGCGTCTGCTGACGACTAG
- a CDS encoding DUF7110 family protein, whose translation MSSRVYRLHSTLELPLEDVYDYFENDPDLPSGIADIDITRRNNTLIISAVPADDSISKYTPTAQLKASVTENRVYEEDPDERQGGPPSGGGGPQWGAFEEEEEEIESELVEYACFKGDRETVLQNSALQYEMFEVLCEVAVRSEKGNLTAIAGNDTDLEAVRIVDGERRPASVTVTEDPSEDDGDGGVDWRDNEFIS comes from the coding sequence ATGAGCAGTCGCGTATACAGACTCCACTCGACACTCGAACTGCCACTCGAAGACGTCTACGACTACTTCGAGAACGACCCCGACCTCCCGTCCGGTATCGCCGACATCGATATCACGCGCCGGAACAACACGCTCATCATCAGTGCCGTCCCGGCCGACGACAGCATCAGCAAGTACACGCCGACGGCACAGCTCAAGGCCAGCGTCACCGAGAACCGGGTCTACGAGGAGGACCCCGACGAGCGACAGGGCGGGCCGCCCTCGGGTGGCGGCGGCCCGCAGTGGGGGGCCTTCGAGGAGGAAGAGGAGGAGATCGAGTCCGAACTCGTCGAGTACGCCTGTTTCAAGGGCGACCGCGAGACAGTCCTCCAGAACAGTGCCCTCCAGTACGAGATGTTCGAGGTGCTCTGTGAGGTGGCCGTCCGCTCGGAGAAGGGCAACCTCACCGCCATCGCCGGCAACGACACCGACCTCGAGGCCGTCCGCATCGTCGACGGCGAGCGCCGACCGGCCTCCGTCACCGTGACCGAGGACCCCAGCGAGGACGACGGCGACGGCGGCGTCGACTGGCGCGACAACGAGTTCATCAGCTAA
- the rpl4p gene encoding 50S ribosomal protein L4, whose amino-acid sequence MNTTVHDLDGEEAGELELPGVFETPYRPDLIRRAVLAAQANRKQDYGTDEYAGLRTPAESFGSGRGQAHVPREGGRARRVPQAVGGRRAHPPKTEKDRSLSINDKERQKAVRSAIAATADPEVVAERGHAFDEDVSFPVVVSDDFADLEKTREAVEALEALGVHADVERAEERTVKAGQGSARGRKYRRPKSVLVVTTGEPSRAARNLAGADVATAREVNAEDLAPGTHAGRLTVYTESAAQEVGER is encoded by the coding sequence ATGAACACGACAGTACACGACCTGGACGGCGAGGAAGCCGGGGAACTCGAACTCCCCGGGGTCTTCGAGACCCCCTACCGCCCGGACCTGATCCGGCGGGCCGTGCTGGCCGCCCAGGCAAACCGGAAACAGGACTACGGCACAGACGAGTACGCCGGCCTGCGGACGCCCGCCGAGTCCTTCGGCAGCGGCCGCGGCCAGGCCCACGTCCCCCGCGAGGGCGGCCGGGCCCGGCGCGTGCCGCAGGCGGTCGGGGGCCGACGCGCCCACCCGCCCAAGACCGAGAAGGACCGCTCGCTCTCGATCAACGACAAGGAGCGCCAGAAGGCGGTCCGGTCGGCCATCGCGGCCACCGCGGACCCCGAAGTGGTCGCCGAGCGCGGCCACGCCTTCGACGAGGACGTCTCCTTCCCGGTGGTCGTCTCGGACGACTTCGCGGACCTGGAGAAGACCAGGGAGGCCGTCGAGGCACTCGAGGCGCTGGGCGTCCACGCGGACGTCGAGCGCGCCGAGGAGCGGACGGTCAAGGCCGGTCAGGGGTCGGCCCGCGGCCGGAAGTACCGCCGCCCGAAGTCGGTGCTGGTCGTGACGACCGGCGAGCCCTCGCGGGCCGCCCGCAACCTCGCGGGCGCGGATGTCGCGACCGCCCGCGAGGTCAACGCGGAGGACCTTGCACCAGGTACCCACGCCGGCCGGCTGACGGTCTACACCGAATCCGCCGCCCAGGAGGTTGGTGAACGATGA
- a CDS encoding 30S ribosomal protein S19, with product MSSDYQIGHEGEFTYRGHTLEELQELSVEEVAELLPARMRRTIERGLSVEHEKLLEKARDAEPEETADNPIRTHLRDMPVLPEMVGLTFAVHTGQSFERVEVEPEMVGHYLGEFQLTRTSVEHGQAGIGATRSSKFVPLK from the coding sequence ATGAGTTCAGACTACCAGATCGGCCACGAGGGAGAGTTTACCTACCGTGGTCACACGCTCGAGGAGCTGCAGGAGCTGAGCGTCGAGGAGGTCGCGGAACTGCTGCCCGCACGCATGCGGCGAACCATCGAACGCGGCCTGTCCGTCGAGCACGAGAAACTGCTCGAGAAGGCCCGCGACGCGGAGCCGGAGGAGACGGCCGACAACCCGATCCGGACCCACCTGCGCGACATGCCGGTGCTGCCGGAGATGGTCGGGCTGACCTTCGCGGTCCACACCGGGCAGAGCTTCGAGCGCGTCGAGGTCGAGCCGGAGATGGTCGGCCACTACCTCGGGGAGTTCCAGCTCACGCGGACGTCGGTCGAGCACGGACAGGCCGGCATCGGAGCGACACGCTCCTCGAAGTTCGTGCCACTCAAATAA
- a CDS encoding putative RNA uridine N3 methyltransferase: MTVSVLVPSSLTREAEDKREATRKLGYVARAAAVFRVDRLTVFPDPDGERKLDGGFVETVLRYAATPPELRKEVWGTRDELEYAGVLPPLRIPTRTGSGSEGSGSLRQGIVTEVGPDGRVRVNCGLQHPISLPVPSSMEAPGQGERVTVRVSSREPVRAKLVEAPTPGFEVERADLAPALAREDAGLAVAASRHGEHLRVSRLDELVEGIREGGEPSLTVAFGAPERGLPAILGVDPAGVGAGRGEAASDEHGFDLWLNTVPNQGSEVVRTEEAVWATLATLTLRR, encoded by the coding sequence ATGACTGTCAGCGTGCTCGTGCCGTCGTCTCTCACCAGGGAGGCCGAGGACAAACGCGAGGCGACTCGCAAACTCGGCTACGTGGCCCGTGCGGCCGCGGTCTTCCGGGTGGACCGGTTGACGGTGTTTCCGGACCCCGACGGGGAACGGAAGCTGGACGGCGGGTTCGTCGAAACCGTGCTGCGGTACGCCGCGACGCCGCCGGAGCTCCGAAAGGAGGTCTGGGGAACGCGGGACGAACTGGAGTACGCGGGCGTCCTGCCGCCGCTCCGTATCCCGACACGGACCGGCTCCGGATCCGAGGGTTCGGGGTCGTTAAGACAGGGAATCGTGACCGAGGTCGGTCCTGATGGGCGCGTGCGGGTCAATTGCGGACTGCAACACCCCATCTCCCTTCCGGTCCCCTCCAGCATGGAGGCACCCGGGCAGGGGGAGCGCGTCACCGTCAGGGTCTCTTCGCGAGAACCGGTCCGCGCGAAACTCGTCGAGGCCCCCACACCGGGCTTCGAGGTGGAACGTGCGGACCTTGCTCCGGCACTCGCGCGCGAGGACGCCGGGCTCGCCGTCGCTGCGTCGCGACACGGCGAGCACCTCCGGGTGTCCCGTCTCGACGAGCTCGTCGAGGGGATCCGGGAGGGCGGCGAGCCGTCACTGACGGTCGCCTTCGGCGCCCCCGAGCGCGGGCTGCCGGCCATCCTCGGTGTCGACCCAGCGGGGGTCGGCGCCGGGCGCGGAGAGGCCGCGAGCGACGAACACGGGTTCGACCTCTGGCTGAATACGGTTCCAAACCAGGGAAGCGAGGTGGTCCGCACGGAGGAAGCCGTCTGGGCCACGCTCGCGACGCTGACCCTCAGGAGATAA
- a CDS encoding 50S ribosomal protein L23, whose amino-acid sequence MTVKYPHVTEKGVDKMDFQNKMQFIVDLDATKDEIAAAVEERFDVTVEGVTTQVTPDAEKKAEVQLSEDDDAQEIASRIGVF is encoded by the coding sequence ATGACAGTCAAGTACCCACACGTCACCGAGAAGGGCGTCGACAAGATGGACTTCCAGAACAAGATGCAGTTCATCGTCGACCTCGACGCCACGAAAGACGAGATCGCGGCGGCCGTCGAGGAGCGCTTCGACGTGACCGTCGAGGGCGTGACCACGCAGGTCACCCCCGACGCCGAGAAGAAGGCGGAGGTACAGCTCTCGGAGGACGACGACGCACAGGAGATCGCCTCCAGGATCGGGGTGTTCTGA
- a CDS encoding HD domain-containing protein has product MTEETVRAAFPELEAVEDGDLRAGVVRAWATAMAENGVDDLAAVPWLPPTQRELGLEEARLVDHVRDVTECALALAETLADRRALALSLDTVVAGALVHDVSKLAEFDGMEPTPVYDLLGHPYYGVHVVARAGLPVELAHIVLSHTPRTTVEPATLEAELVRRADEAAAAAIRSEAVDDRRL; this is encoded by the coding sequence ATGACCGAGGAGACGGTCCGGGCGGCCTTTCCCGAACTGGAAGCGGTCGAGGACGGCGACCTCCGGGCCGGCGTGGTCCGGGCCTGGGCGACGGCCATGGCGGAGAACGGCGTGGACGACCTCGCCGCGGTGCCGTGGCTGCCGCCGACACAGCGCGAGCTCGGCCTGGAGGAGGCCCGGCTGGTCGACCACGTCCGGGACGTGACGGAGTGCGCGCTCGCGCTGGCGGAGACGCTGGCCGACCGGCGGGCCCTCGCGCTCTCGCTTGACACCGTCGTCGCGGGCGCGCTCGTCCACGACGTCAGCAAGCTGGCGGAGTTCGACGGGATGGAACCGACGCCGGTCTACGACCTGCTGGGCCACCCCTACTACGGCGTCCACGTCGTCGCGCGGGCGGGGCTGCCGGTCGAACTCGCCCACATCGTGCTCTCGCACACCCCCCGGACGACCGTCGAGCCGGCGACCCTCGAGGCGGAACTCGTCAGGCGGGCCGACGAGGCCGCGGCGGCTGCCATCCGGTCGGAGGCGGTCGACGACCGCCGGCTGTGA
- a CDS encoding DICT sensory domain-containing protein, which translates to MRALLDYLSQYVRTLTVYGFAGSEKQLTELADWLDGYGVHLQTVETDGSGPGNVAVLHRDSEVLGACTVEGLLARADIGAETGDEGEPALDILSQFPAEVVVKRGLSVTEMVRVSREYERRALREGAGTLHAGFQQLSQIAGSEQTMETYAALVDAGVDAYVYGYPDTGLENPPFTVVEDRQRDLERYWFLLYDGGGNPHRTAALVSEECLTDETGGDADGAPGGPAGSYDSYFTTAPEVVADLFDLADEEHGDLLRLSA; encoded by the coding sequence ATGAGGGCGCTGCTCGACTACCTCTCGCAGTACGTGCGGACCCTGACGGTGTACGGGTTCGCGGGCTCCGAGAAGCAACTGACGGAGCTCGCCGACTGGCTCGACGGCTACGGAGTCCACCTCCAGACCGTCGAGACCGACGGGTCGGGGCCGGGGAACGTGGCCGTCCTCCACCGCGACAGCGAGGTGCTCGGCGCCTGTACCGTCGAGGGCCTGCTCGCGCGGGCCGACATCGGGGCCGAGACCGGCGACGAGGGTGAGCCGGCGCTCGACATCCTCTCGCAGTTCCCCGCGGAGGTGGTCGTGAAACGGGGCCTGTCGGTGACGGAGATGGTCCGCGTCTCCAGGGAGTACGAGCGCCGGGCGCTGCGGGAGGGGGCGGGCACGCTCCACGCCGGCTTCCAGCAACTCTCGCAGATCGCCGGGTCGGAGCAAACGATGGAGACGTACGCCGCACTCGTGGACGCCGGCGTCGACGCCTACGTCTACGGCTACCCGGACACCGGGCTCGAGAACCCCCCGTTCACCGTCGTCGAGGACCGCCAGCGGGACCTGGAGCGGTACTGGTTTCTCCTGTACGACGGGGGCGGGAACCCCCACCGGACGGCGGCGCTCGTCTCCGAGGAGTGTCTGACCGACGAGACGGGCGGGGACGCCGACGGGGCTCCCGGCGGTCCGGCCGGGAGCTACGACAGCTACTTCACGACCGCCCCCGAGGTCGTGGCGGACCTGTTCGACCTGGCCGACGAGGAACACGGCGACCTCCTCCGTCTCTCGGCGTAG
- a CDS encoding 50S ribosomal protein L3 produces MPQPNRPRKGSLGFGPRTRAASETPRFNSWPDDDGGPGLQGFAGYKAGMSHVVMINDEPDSPREGMEETVPVTVVETPPMRVVALRAYEDTPYGQRPLTEVWTDEFHPELDRALDLPEDSNPDAAEEQIYDALADGRLADLRAVTHTVPGDLPGVPKKRPDVMENRVGGGSLEDRLEHGLELLEDRTYEATDVFRAGQYADVAGITKGKGTQGPVKRWGVQKRKGKHKRQGWQRRIGNLGPWNPSRVRSTVPQQGQTGYHQRTELNKRLVDLAEGDTTVDGGFVNYGDVDGAYALVKGSVPGPEKRLVRLRPAVRPNDQPRLDPEVRYVSTASNQGT; encoded by the coding sequence ATGCCACAACCAAACCGACCACGGAAAGGCTCACTGGGCTTCGGCCCGCGTACGCGCGCGGCCAGCGAGACCCCGCGGTTCAACAGCTGGCCCGACGACGACGGCGGGCCGGGACTGCAGGGGTTTGCCGGCTACAAGGCCGGCATGAGTCACGTCGTTATGATAAACGACGAGCCCGACTCCCCGCGGGAGGGGATGGAGGAGACCGTCCCGGTGACGGTCGTCGAGACCCCCCCGATGCGGGTCGTCGCGCTGCGAGCCTACGAAGACACGCCGTACGGACAGCGTCCGCTGACGGAGGTCTGGACCGACGAGTTCCACCCGGAGCTCGACCGGGCCCTTGACCTGCCGGAGGATTCGAACCCGGACGCTGCAGAGGAACAGATCTACGACGCACTCGCCGACGGTCGCCTGGCGGACCTGCGTGCGGTGACGCACACGGTCCCCGGCGACCTGCCCGGCGTGCCCAAGAAACGCCCGGACGTCATGGAGAACCGCGTGGGCGGCGGGAGCCTCGAGGACCGCCTAGAACACGGGCTGGAGCTGCTCGAGGACCGCACCTACGAGGCGACCGACGTCTTCCGCGCCGGCCAGTACGCCGACGTGGCGGGCATCACGAAGGGCAAGGGCACCCAGGGCCCCGTCAAGCGCTGGGGCGTCCAGAAGCGCAAGGGCAAACACAAACGCCAGGGATGGCAGCGCCGCATCGGCAACCTCGGGCCGTGGAACCCCTCGCGCGTGCGCTCGACGGTCCCCCAGCAGGGGCAGACCGGCTACCACCAGCGGACCGAACTCAACAAGCGCCTCGTCGACCTCGCGGAGGGCGACACGACGGTCGACGGCGGCTTCGTCAACTACGGCGACGTCGACGGCGCCTACGCGCTGGTCAAGGGCTCGGTCCCGGGGCCGGAGAAGCGCCTGGTCCGCCTGCGACCGGCAGTGCGACCGAACGACCAGCCGCGCCTCGACCCCGAGGTGCGCTACGTCTCGACGGCATCGAACCAAGGCACATGA
- a CDS encoding SRPBCC family protein: MPSATASVHIDASPEECFAYLRDPDNHVGVVPGLRKIDAEPLDGEGYEGSFVYTVAGVELDLAFQDVELDPPHERVFEVTGPMEGVATYEFEAEDGGTRFTLTNSYELPGPDVLGSLADPLVRRYLQSDVESWAENAKVAIENQ; the protein is encoded by the coding sequence ATGCCGAGCGCGACCGCGAGCGTCCACATCGACGCGTCGCCGGAGGAGTGTTTCGCCTATCTGCGCGACCCCGACAACCACGTCGGCGTCGTTCCGGGGCTCCGGAAGATCGACGCCGAACCGCTGGACGGCGAGGGCTATGAGGGGAGCTTCGTCTACACCGTCGCCGGCGTCGAACTCGACCTGGCGTTCCAAGACGTGGAACTTGACCCGCCCCACGAGCGTGTCTTCGAGGTGACCGGGCCGATGGAGGGGGTCGCGACCTACGAGTTCGAGGCCGAGGACGGCGGCACCCGCTTCACGCTGACCAACAGCTACGAACTCCCGGGCCCGGACGTGCTCGGCTCGCTGGCGGACCCGCTCGTCCGGCGGTATCTCCAAAGCGACGTGGAGTCGTGGGCCGAGAACGCGAAGGTGGCTATCGAGAACCAGTAG